A window of the Callospermophilus lateralis isolate mCalLat2 chromosome 7, mCalLat2.hap1, whole genome shotgun sequence genome harbors these coding sequences:
- the Kcna2 gene encoding potassium voltage-gated channel subfamily A member 2, translated as MTVATGDPADEAAALPGHPQDTYDPEADHECCERVVINISGLRFETQLKTLAQFPETLLGDPKKRMRYFDPLRNEYFFDRNRPSFDAILYYYQSGGRLRRPVNVPLDIFSEEIRFYELGEEAMEMFREDEGYIKEEERPLPENEFQRQVWLLFEYPESSGPARIIAIVSVMVILISIVSFCLETLPIFRDENEDMHGGGVTFHTYSNSTIGYQQSTSFTDPFFIVETLCIIWFSFEFLVRFFACPSKAGFFTNIMNIIDIVAIIPYFITLGTELAEKPEDAQQGQQAMSLAILRVIRLVRVFRIFKLSRHSKGLQILGQTLKASMRELGLLIFFLFIGVILFSSAVYFAEADERDSQFPSIPDAFWWAVVSMTTVGYGDMVPTTIGGKIVGSLCAIAGVLTIALPVPVIVSNFNYFYHRETEGEEQAQYLQVTSCPKIPSSPDLKKSRSASTISKSDYMEIQEGVNNSNEDFREENLKTANCTLANTNYVNITKMLTDV; from the coding sequence ATGACAGTGGCCACTGGAGACCCAGCAGATGAGGCTGCTGCCCTCCCTGGGCACCCACAGGACACCTATGACCCAGAGGCAGACCACGAATGCTGCGAGAGGGTGGTGATCAACATCTCAGGACTGCGGTTTGAGACCCAGCTAAAGACCTTAGCCCAGTTTCCAGAGACCCTCTTAGGGGACCCTAAGAAGCGGATGAGGTACTTTGATCCCCTCCGAAATGAGTACTTCTTCGATCGCAACCGCCCTAGCTTTGATGCCATCTTGTACTACTACCAGTCTGGGGGCCGGCTGAGGCGACCTGTGAATGTGCCCTTAGATATATTTTCGGAAGAAATCCGGTTTTATGAACTGGGAGAAGAAGCAATGGAGATGTTTCGGGAggatgaaggctacatcaaggagGAAGAACGACCTCTGCCTGAAAATGAGTTCCAAAGACAGGTGTGGCTGCTCTTTGAATACCCAGAGAGCTCGGGGCCTGCCAGGATTATAGCCATTGTGTCTGTTATGGTGATTCTGATCTCGATCGTCAGCTTCTGTCTGGAAACACTGCCCATCTTCCGAGATGAGAATGAAGACATGCATGGTGGTGGGGTGACCTTCCATACCTACTCCAACAGCACCATCGGGTACCAGCAGTCCACCTCCTTCACCGACCCTTTCTTCATTGTGGAGACTCTCTGCATCATCTGGTTCTCCTTCGAATttttggtgaggttctttgcctgtcCGAGCAAAGCTGGTTTCTTCACCAACATCATGAACATCATTGACATTGTGGCCATCATCCCCTACTTCATCACTCTGGGGACAGAGCTGGCTGAGAAGCCAGAGGATGCCCAGCAGGGCCAGCAGGCCATGTCATTGGCCATCCTCCGTGTCATCCGCTTGGTAAGAGTCTTTAGGATTTTCAAGTTGTCCAGACACTCCAAAGGTCTCCAGATTCTAggtcagaccctcaaagccagcatGAGAGAATTGGGCCTCCTGATATtcttcctcttcattggggtcatTCTTTTCTCTAGTGCTGTCTATTTTGCAGAAGCTGATGAGAGAGATTCCCAGTTCCCCAGCATCCCGGATGCCTTCTGGTGGGCAGTCGTCTCCATGACAACTGTAGGCTATGGAGACATGGTTCCAACTACCATTGGGGGAAAGATAGTGGGTTCCCTGTGTGCAATTGCAGGTGTGTTAACCATTGCCTTACCGGTCCCTGTCATAGTGTCTAATTTCAACTACTTCTACCACCGGGAGACAGAGGGAGAGGAGCAGGCCCAGTACTTACAAGTGACAAGCTGTCCAAAGATTCCATCCTCCCCTGACCTAAAGAAAAGTAGAAGTGCCTCTACTATTAGTAAGTCGGATTACATGGAGATCCAGGAGGGAGTAAACAACAGTAATGAGGACTTTAGAGAGGAAAACTTGAAAACAGCCAACTGCACCTTGGCTAACACAAACTATGTGAATATTACCAAAATGTTAACTGATGTCTGA